One genomic segment of Hordeum vulgare subsp. vulgare chromosome 2H, MorexV3_pseudomolecules_assembly, whole genome shotgun sequence includes these proteins:
- the LOC123429700 gene encoding uncharacterized protein LOC123429700, with protein sequence MPSSTFGFAALLDAYFRSRFSAAGLVQATVPLDGGATTMQCWRFPPGASEELPVLVLLHGFGPPATWQWRRQVGPLSRRFRLVVPDLLFFGGSRTSAAAVGSECSEARQAEAVAKLIGAVVAPSAGRVSVVGTSYGGFVAYHVARLLGAEAVERVVIASSDLLKGDADDRALLARGGAERVEDLMLPRTPDRMRRLMELAYHRPRRFTPAFVLRDLVQYLYSENIEEKKELIKAISLGNKDKFQLTPLPQQVLVLWGEHDQIFPIEKAFQVTRQLGANVRLEILKNTGHMPHEEDTKKFNEALLNFLLPAPTSSL encoded by the exons ATGCCGTCGTCGACGTTCGGGTTCGCGGCGCTGCTTGACGCCTACTTCCGGAGCCGCTTCTCCGCGGCGGGCCTGGTCCAGGCGACCGTGCCGCTCGACGGTGGCGCCACCACGATGCAGTGCTGGCGCTTCCCTCCCGGCGCCAGCGAGGAGCTccccgtcctcgtcctcctccacggCTTCGGCCCGCCGGCGACGTGGCAGTGGCGGCGCCAGGTGGGCCCGCTGTCACGCCGGTTCCGCCTCGTCGTGCCGGACCTCCTCTTCTTCGGCGGTTCCCGCACGTCGGCCGCGGCGGTCGGGAGCGAGTGCTCCGAGGCCCGCCAGGCCGAGGCGGTGGCGAAGCTCATCGGCGCGGTCGTCGCCCCGTCGGCGGGCAGGGTATCGGTGGTCGGGACCAGCTACGGCGGCTTCGTGGCGTACCACGTGGCGAGGCTGCTGGGCGCCGAGGCCGTGGAGCGGGTGGTGATCGCGAGCTCGGACCTGCTCAAGGGCGACGCCGACGACCGCGCCCTGCTGGCGCGCGGCGGGGCCGAGCGCGTGGAGGACCTGATGCTGCCGCGCACCCCCGACCGCATGCGGCGGCTCATGGAGCTCGCCTACCACCGCCCCCGCCGGTTCACCCCGGCCTTCGTCCTCCGCGACCTCGTTCAG TATCTCTACAGCGAGAAcatagaggagaagaaggagctgatCAAAGCGATATCCCTGGGGAACAAAGACAAGTTCCAACTCACTCCACTCCCCCAG CAAGTTCTTGTGCTGTGGGGAGAGCATGACCAGATCTTTCCCATAGAAAAGGCATTCCAGGTGACGAG GCAGCTAGGTGCAAATGTTAGGCTGGAGATCCTCAAGAACACTGGCCATATGCCGCACGAGGAGGACACAAAGAAGTTTAACGAGGCTCTCCTCAACTTCCTGCTACCAGCTCCGACTTCATCGCTGTAA